The proteins below are encoded in one region of Pontibacter deserti:
- a CDS encoding DoxX family membrane protein, which produces MLKNKDLFTLLIRLFLGYIFFSAGICKLTNGNFGQIIGPPWLEESLAKYGLGLFAQVVAVSQVVCGTLLLSQRFSLLGAVMLVPMNVAILAVTVSMDWQGTPYVNTVFLGLNLVLLGLEYKKFRFLFQPMQEYSITPSTTDPIGQDKYSWLGIGFCALTMVMAFVSISLTNMFALLAFVCFAVTIVRSTLLTNLDSVLILLPFLAMVAVTFGNLHQQMIMAVAAIVAVEALLLSFRVYLASRNQIPSEVTATASIS; this is translated from the coding sequence ATGCTTAAAAATAAAGATCTGTTTACGCTTCTTATTCGCCTGTTCTTAGGGTACATCTTCTTTTCTGCAGGCATATGTAAATTAACCAATGGCAACTTTGGCCAGATCATCGGCCCTCCGTGGCTGGAAGAAAGCTTGGCTAAGTATGGGCTGGGCCTTTTTGCGCAGGTAGTTGCTGTTAGCCAGGTGGTATGTGGTACACTGCTGCTGTCGCAACGGTTTAGCCTGTTAGGAGCTGTTATGTTGGTACCCATGAATGTAGCCATACTTGCCGTTACCGTATCTATGGACTGGCAGGGCACTCCTTACGTAAATACAGTCTTTCTGGGTCTTAACCTTGTATTGCTTGGCCTGGAATATAAAAAATTCAGGTTCCTGTTTCAGCCAATGCAGGAGTACAGCATCACGCCATCTACAACAGACCCGATCGGGCAGGACAAGTATAGCTGGCTTGGTATTGGTTTCTGTGCACTAACTATGGTAATGGCTTTTGTTAGCATTTCCCTCACCAATATGTTTGCGCTGTTAGCCTTTGTATGCTTTGCCGTAACCATTGTGCGCTCTACATTATTAACTAACCTGGATTCAGTACTTATCCTGCTGCCTTTCCTGGCTATGGTTGCTGTAACATTTGGCAATTTACACCAGCAAATGATAATGGCAGTAGCAGCTATAGTTGCAGTTGAAGCATTGCTGTTAAGTTTCCGGGTATACTTGGCCAGCCGCAACCAAATACCTTCAGAAGTTACAGCTACAGCATCTATTTCCTGA
- a CDS encoding serine hydrolase domain-containing protein → MVSCQESTEENQAGNLKGEEKEESKQRVAIPTSFTTATAQKLGHQLDSIFTHLHKRKGFNGTVLVTKYDQVLYKGAFGYTDFQRKDTLTTQTAFQLASVSKQFTAMAIMMLKEQGKLHYDDSVQQYFPSFPYKGITIRQLLTHRSGLANYTYFSDELWPDRNKPITNADVLNLMAVHKPNVYHLPNTHFDYSNTGYMLLASIVEKASGEPFANFMQKHIFGPLQMKNTFTYSIDVATLTGKVATGHTGGRRKRTPDYLDTVLGDKGVYSTVEDLYKWDQALYTQKLVKWETLEEAFTGSRPEKKNKEDYGFGWRIRPMESGDTVLYHAGLWHGYSTYLLRNPKDHSALIVLSNVPNGSLGHLKAIQQFLYPAQPAGIAQNRRTIVGAVHQ, encoded by the coding sequence GTGGTTTCGTGTCAGGAATCAACGGAAGAAAATCAAGCAGGTAATTTAAAAGGAGAGGAGAAAGAAGAGAGCAAACAGCGAGTAGCAATTCCTACTTCGTTTACAACGGCAACGGCCCAAAAGCTAGGCCATCAGCTCGATTCCATTTTTACGCATTTACATAAAAGAAAGGGCTTTAATGGTACAGTGCTGGTCACCAAGTATGATCAGGTGCTGTATAAAGGAGCCTTTGGTTATACCGACTTTCAACGTAAAGATACCCTCACTACGCAAACAGCATTTCAACTGGCTTCGGTATCCAAGCAATTTACGGCGATGGCTATTATGATGCTGAAAGAGCAGGGTAAACTCCATTACGATGATAGCGTACAGCAGTATTTTCCGTCCTTTCCCTATAAAGGCATTACCATCCGGCAGTTACTTACCCACCGCTCTGGGTTAGCCAACTATACTTACTTTAGCGATGAACTATGGCCGGATAGAAACAAGCCGATTACAAATGCAGATGTGCTGAATTTGATGGCGGTGCACAAGCCTAACGTATATCACCTGCCCAATACCCATTTCGACTACAGTAATACAGGCTATATGTTGCTGGCCTCTATTGTAGAGAAGGCATCTGGTGAGCCATTTGCTAACTTTATGCAGAAGCATATTTTCGGGCCTTTACAGATGAAGAATACTTTTACCTATAGTATAGATGTAGCCACCTTAACCGGGAAAGTAGCAACCGGGCACACGGGCGGCAGACGTAAAAGAACACCGGATTATTTAGATACTGTACTCGGCGATAAAGGAGTATATTCTACCGTTGAGGATCTGTATAAATGGGATCAGGCGCTGTACACACAGAAGCTGGTGAAATGGGAGACTTTGGAAGAAGCTTTTACAGGTTCCCGCCCTGAAAAGAAGAATAAAGAAGACTATGGGTTTGGCTGGCGCATTCGCCCGATGGAGAGCGGAGATACAGTTTTATATCATGCCGGTTTATGGCATGGCTACTCCACCTATCTGCTTCGTAATCCTAAGGACCATAGCGCACTTATTGTTTTAAGCAACGTACCGAACGGAAGTTTAGGACACCTGAAAGCGATACAACAGTTCTTATACCCGGCACAGCCCGCTGGCATTGCTCAGAACAGAAGAACCATAGTTGGGGCTGTGCACCAATAA
- a CDS encoding isoaspartyl peptidase/L-asparaginase family protein, which yields MAKKKPLAIVIHGGAGPDSDHIHENRKGYEDGIKEAVEAGYKILEEGGSAVDAVEAAVIKLENNPLFNAGRGSALNANGEVEMDAAIMRGDDQASGAVALIRNIRNPVSLAKAVMMNTKYRFLGDMGALEYAKKIDIRMEPSSYFITEHQFDAFSKKRQEEFTSSDRIGMDQLNARMHGTVGAVALDRDGNVAAATSTGGTENKKMGRIGDSCVIGVGCYAKNNTCAISGTGDGELLIKNIIAYDISALMEYKGLTLQQACEEVVLKRVKKDEGDVGVIGVDGDGNIALVFNSERMHRGWKTSNRQQGIEIYATKK from the coding sequence ATGGCTAAGAAAAAACCACTAGCAATTGTTATACACGGAGGTGCTGGTCCAGACTCAGATCATATTCATGAGAACAGAAAAGGATATGAAGATGGTATAAAAGAGGCAGTAGAGGCAGGATATAAGATATTGGAAGAAGGCGGATCGGCGGTTGATGCTGTGGAGGCAGCTGTAATTAAACTGGAAAACAACCCACTTTTTAATGCCGGCAGAGGATCAGCGCTTAACGCAAATGGCGAAGTAGAAATGGATGCCGCCATTATGCGCGGAGATGACCAGGCTTCAGGTGCAGTTGCGTTGATAAGAAACATCCGGAACCCAGTGTCGCTGGCAAAAGCAGTTATGATGAACACCAAGTATAGGTTCCTGGGAGATATGGGGGCTCTGGAGTATGCCAAAAAGATAGATATCAGGATGGAACCATCGTCCTATTTTATCACAGAGCACCAATTCGATGCTTTCTCTAAAAAAAGACAGGAAGAATTTACCAGCAGCGACCGCATAGGTATGGACCAGCTGAATGCCCGCATGCATGGCACAGTTGGGGCAGTTGCCTTAGACCGTGATGGAAATGTAGCAGCAGCTACTTCAACAGGTGGCACCGAAAACAAGAAAATGGGCCGAATTGGTGACAGTTGTGTTATTGGTGTTGGGTGTTATGCCAAAAATAATACCTGTGCCATTTCGGGTACCGGAGACGGAGAGCTCTTGATCAAGAATATTATTGCCTATGATATTTCTGCGCTGATGGAGTATAAAGGACTTACGCTTCAGCAGGCCTGCGAAGAGGTTGTGCTGAAACGGGTAAAAAAAGATGAAGGAGATGTTGGTGTAATAGGCGTGGATGGGGATGGAAATATTGCCCTGGTATTTAACAGTGAGCGAATGCACCGTGGCTGGAAAACTAGCAACAGACAGCAGGGTATAGAAATTTATGCTACAAAGAAGTAA